GTTAGCAGAAGACTTGGTAAAAAACGGAGACAAAAAAGAAGAATAAGCCCACGCTATTGGTGGCACATTTGCAAAACCGTTCAAGCCAACACACAAGCCAAGTTTTGCAAAAGTGTCTTGTCCTGAAATAAGTTTACACATTTTAACCTTTAAAAAAGTAAACTATGACAGACAAAAAAACAGAAAATCAGTTGTTTAAAAAGCAAAAAAGAACGCTTACTTTTCACGATGACGAATTCAAAAGAAAAGTTATTGCAGAGTATTTGGATGGTAACGCTTCCAAAGAATCAATTCAAAAAAAGTACGGTATTAAAGCAGACAGTGCCATTACCCGTTGGATGCGAAAATTTGGAATGTAGATCCTTTTGCAAAACGCCTTACCTTGGCTTCGTGAAAGAACATCATTTAAAAAAGAAAAGGCAGGGCAAATTGGAGCTTGAAAACAAAGCGCTTCAGAAAAAAATCAGAGACCCTGGAAGCCAAACTAACACAAGAAAAACTGCGTGCAGAAATGTATGCCAGAGTGATAGAAAAGGCTGAAAATGAAATGAATATCCCTATCTTAAAAAGTCAGACACCTAAGTAATCCTTGAGATGAAAATGACCTATTCGCAACATAGCCTAAGCGATTATTGTCGGTTATTTGGTGTTCCAGGCAATCGTTCTATCAGCATTTTAGAAAAAAAGAACATAAAAGTTTCCACAACGAAATGATTCTACAACAAGTCAAAATGATTCGGGAAGAACATCCACGATTGGGTACCAGAAAACTCATGGTTTTGCTGTACCCTTTCCTCCATGAACATCAAATTACATTAGGCAGAGATGCTCTGTTTGACCTTCTGGGGCATCACAAAAATGCTTGTTAAAAAACGAAAAAGACAGGTACAAACAACCTTTTCTAAACACTGGATGCGCAAGTGGCCCAACCTTGTAAAAACTATGAGGCAGACACCATAAACCACCTTTGGGTTAGTGACATCACTTATTGGAAATCCGGCAACCACACCTTTTACATTAGTTTGATAACCGATGTGCGTTCACGTAAAATCATCGGATACAGCCTGGATAATAACCTAAAAGCTCAATCAAGTCTGGAAGCCTTAAATATGGCTATCTCCTACAAACCCCATCAAACCGCCCACATCATCCATCACTCAGACAGAGGCTCTCAATACTGCTCTGCCGAATATGTAGCCAAGCTCCTAGAAAACAACATCAAAATAAGCATGACCGAGTCAGGCGAACCCGACAGACAATGCCTACGCTGAAAGAGTAAATGGAATTTTAAAAGAAGAATACCTTTACCAATACAACCCTAAAAACATGGCTCAAGCTAAAGCTATTTTGGCTCAAACTATTCAACTTTACAACCAAAAAAGACCTCATTTGAGTTTAGAAAATCAAACCCCAAACCATGTTTTTAAAACCCATACACGAAAGTTTAATAGACTTTGGAAATCCTATCAAAAAACTAATTTTGTAAACCCATGACAGGATGTAAATATTATTGTAAACTTGTATCAGGATTTAGCAACACAAACTGTAAACTTTTTTTAGGACGAGACAATATGCAACTTTTCAAAAGAACAGGAAGAGGACTTTATTCAATAACCGAAAAAGCAAAAAATTATGTTGGAAGATAGTAATGCACTTTACGAAGTTTTACAAAAACTTGGGGCTAAAAAACCTTATTTAGAATATGCAGGACTTTCAAAATCGGGAGAAAAATCATACAACAAATTGGTAAGTGTCATTTATTCTCTTGAAAAAATGGGATTTGCCGTAAATGCAAATGATATTATTGATAAACTTGATAAATTCACAACAGAAGCCGAATTTAGCCCAACTTGGTTTGAAAAATAATTAGAAATGAAAAAGAAGTTACAAATAATTCCAACAGATTTGCTTGATACTTATTTTAAGCAAGTACCAAAAACTTTGAAAATAACTTTTGAAGCGTTGGAAGACGCAGAAATTTCAACTGACACATTTAGTTTTTATGTATCGGTTTCGTCAGTATATAGTAGTAAAATTGAAGGCGAAAAAATAGAATTGGACAGTTATATTAAACATAAAAAATTTGGTATTGAATTTATACCCGATTACACCCAAAAAATTGATGATTTATACAATGCTTATACTTTTGCTAAAAGCAATGAACTCAATCAAAAAAACATTGCAGAAGCACATAAGTTATTAAGTAAACATATAGTAGCGACAAATTGGCAAGGAAAATTCCGAAATCAAAATATGTATGTTACTACATCAGACGGAAAAATTGAGTACGTTGCAGCTTCACCTTACGAAGTAGAAAGTGAAATGAAAAAATTTTACAACGATATTTCTGTTTTACTCAAAGAAGATTTAAGTATTGAAGAAGTATTTTATTTTGCTTCATTTATTCATCTGATTTTTGTGAAAATCCATCCTTGGAATGACGGAAACGGAAGAACTGCAAGACTACTTGAAAAATGGTTTTTGGCTCAGAAATTAGGGCATAAAGCGTGGTTTATACAAAGTGAAAAAATGTATTATAATCAGCATAATGCGTATTACAAAAACATCCGTTTGTTAGGATTAGAATATCCTGAATTAGACTACAAACAAGCACTATCATTTTTACTAATGTTGCCTATTTCAATATGAATTTTCAAACCGTACAAAGCGGAAAAATGGTAACTTGCGACAAAGGAGATTGGGATATTATTGATGACATTCACGAGTTCAACGAAACTTGGGTAAAAGAATGTGTTAGAGTTTTAGCAGATGATGGAACAATTTGGATTTCAGGAACTTTGCACAACCACCCATCAATCGGAGTTATTTTGAAAAAATTAAACTTATGGATTATCAATGAAGTAATTTGGTTTAAAAGAAATGCAGCGCCTTTATTATCCAAAAATCGTCTTGCACCATC
This genomic interval from Bacteroidota bacterium contains the following:
- a CDS encoding transposase yields the protein MTDKKTENQLFKKQKRTLTFHDDEFKRKVIAEYLDGNASKESIQKKYGIKADSAITRWMRKFGM
- a CDS encoding DDE-type integrase/transposase/recombinase; translated protein: MAQPCKNYEADTINHLWVSDITYWKSGNHTFYISLITDVRSRKIIGYSLDNNLKAQSSLEALNMAISYKPHQTAHIIHHSDRGSQYCSAEYVAKLLENNIKISMTESGEPDRQCLR
- a CDS encoding integrase core domain-containing protein translates to MLKEEYLYQYNPKNMAQAKAILAQTIQLYNQKRPHLSLENQTPNHVFKTHTRKFNRLWKSYQKTNFVNP
- a CDS encoding Fic family protein translates to MKKKLQIIPTDLLDTYFKQVPKTLKITFEALEDAEISTDTFSFYVSVSSVYSSKIEGEKIELDSYIKHKKFGIEFIPDYTQKIDDLYNAYTFAKSNELNQKNIAEAHKLLSKHIVATNWQGKFRNQNMYVTTSDGKIEYVAASPYEVESEMKKFYNDISVLLKEDLSIEEVFYFASFIHLIFVKIHPWNDGNGRTARLLEKWFLAQKLGHKAWFIQSEKMYYNQHNAYYKNIRLLGLEYPELDYKQALSFLLMLPISI